DNA from Chelonia mydas isolate rCheMyd1 chromosome 3, rCheMyd1.pri.v2, whole genome shotgun sequence:
agtaaaagaactaaaaaagagccaccgtggcttaacaaccatgtaaaagaagcagtgagagataaaaaggcatcttttgaaaagtggaagtcagatcctaatgaggtaaatagaaaggagcatgaacactgacaaattaagtgtaaaaacgcagtaagaaaagccaaaaaggagtttgaagaacagctagccaaaaactcaaaaggtaataaaatgtttttcaagtacatcagaagcagaaagcctgctaaacaaccaggggggcccctggacgatcgagatacaaaaggagcacttaaagatgataaagtcattgcagagaaactaaatgaattctttgcttcagtcttcacagctgaggatgtgagggagattcccaaacctgagccgtcttttgtaggtgacaaatctgaggaattgtcacagattgacgtgtcactagaggaggttttggaattaattgagaaactgaacagtaacaagtcaccgggccCAGATGGCATCACCCAAGAGCTTTGAAAGAACTcgaatgtgaaattgcggaactattaacgaTGGTTTGTAACCTggcctttaaatcagcttctgcacccaGTGACTGGGAGATAGCAAATGTAAGgctaatatttaagaagggcttgACAggcgatcccagcaattacagaccggtaagtctaatgtcagtaccggggaaATTAGTTgagacaatagtaaagaataaaattgtcagagacacagaagaacataaattgctgcgcaaaagtcaacatggtttctgtaaagggagatcgtgtcttactgATCTATTCGAgctctttgaaggggtcaacaaacatgtggccaagggggatccagtggacacagtgtacttagatttccaaaaagcctttgacaaggtccctcaccaaaggctcttatgtaaattaagttgtcatcggataagagggaagatcctttcatggattgagaactgattaaaagacagggaacaaagggtaggaataaatggtaaattttcagaatggagcgGGGTCaccagtggtgtcccccaagggtcagtcctaggaccaatcctattcaacttattcatagatgatctggagaaaggggtaaacagtgaggtggcaaagtttgcagatgatactcaACTGCTctagatagttaagaccaaagcagactgtgaagcacttcaaaaagatctaacaaatcttggagtcatcgtgaatagttctctgaagacgtccacgcagtgtgcagcggcagtcaaaaaagcaaacgggatgttaggaatcatcagagaataagacggagaatatcttattgcccttatataaatccatggtacgcccacatccttgaatactgcgtacagatgtggtcccctcatctcaaaaaagatatactggtgtcagaaaaggttcagagaagggcaactaaaatgattaggggtgttggaatgggtcccatatgaggagagattaaagaggccaggacttttcagcgtggaaaagaggagactaaggggggataggatagaggtctataaaatcatgagtggtgtggagaaagtgaataaggaaaagttatttacttgttcccataatataagaacgaggggccaccaaatgaaatgaatgggcagcaggtttaaaacaaatcaaaggaagttcttcttcacacagcgcagtcaacctgtggaactccttgcctgaggaggttgcgaaggccaagactataccagggcttaaaagagaactggataagttcatggcggacaggtccatcgatggctgtcagccaggctgggcagggagggtgtccctggtctctgtttgccaggagccgGGGACGGGTGACGGGGGCTGGATCACTGGGCGactccctgctctggtcactcccCCTGGGGCCCCTGGCCGCTGTCGGCCGACAGGACACGGGGCTGGacggacccttggtctgaccccgtctggcTGCTCTTACGGTCAGAGCCCCCCCGCGAGCCCCCCCAATCCCCTCCGcgagcccctcacccccccgacCGCCCCGCGAGCCCATCACCCCCCAAcgagcccccaaccccctccatgagccccctcaccccccaacgagcccccaaccccctccatgagccccctcaccccccaacgaGCCCCACCCCCCGcgaacccctcacccccccgacCGCCCCGcgagccccctcaccccccaacgagcccctcaccccccctgcgaGCCCAACCCCCTCCGcgagccccctcaccccccaacgaGCCCCCAACCTCCTCCAcgagcccctcaccccccaacgaGCCCCACCCCCCGcgaacccctcaccccctgagCCCCTCAGCCCTCCGcgagcccctcacccccccgaccccctccGCGAGCCCATCACCCCCCAACGAGCCCTACCCCCCGCGAGCCCCCCGACCCCCCCGcgagcccctcaccccccaacgagccccccaacccccaccgcgagccccctcaccccccaacgagcccccaaccccctccgCGAGCCCATCACTCCCCCCGCAAGCCCCACCAACCCCCTCCGcgagcccctcaccccccaacgaGCCCCACCCCCCGCGAGCCCCCCGACCCCCCCGGGGCGGTGCAGGCGGCGGGTGACCGTTACCGGCTCCatttttacattagtttaaaatcCCCCGGCCCCacggcggcgggggcggggggacgggacgggaccgTTCCGGCCCCGCCGACAATGACACAGACcggccgggggggctgggggggcgtgTCGCGgtgcaggccccgcccccgcgctagggggcgctgcgcCTCGGGAGCCTCCGCCGACAGCGCGGCCCCGCCCGCCCCACAAGGCACCGCGCCGCGGCCGGAAGTCGGGCAGCCGCCGGCGAGACGTGTCCGGAGGAGCCGCAGCCTCCgcgtgagtggggcggggccacCCCGGGACCCCCCcgacccggcccctcccccccgggacccccagcccccccgccggAGACCCCcgacccggcccctcccccccgggactcccagccccccccgggaccccccgacccggcccctcccccccgggacccccagctcccccccgggcacccccaagccccccccTCGGGGAGCCCCcgacccggcccctcccccccgggaccccccgaccccttccctcccccctcggGGACCCCCCCCCGCCGCGCTGCGCTgacccgtcccgtcccgtcccgcaGGATGATCACCGACGTGCAGCTCGCCATCTTCGCCAACATGCTGGGCGTGTCGCTCTTCCTGCTCGTGGTGCTCTACCACTACGTGGCCGTCAACAACCCCAAgaagcaggagtgaggggccGCCCGCAGGTAACGCCCGGCCcgcagtgcccccccccgcccgcaccgCCGGGCccagcccccattccccccccccgcatcgcCCGGGCCCGGCCCGCAGTGCCCCCCCCCGCATCGCCCGGgcccggcccgcagccccccccgccccactctggCACCGCAGCCCTTGGCAGACACcgctgggcactggctggggactggctggggggggggtctcggCCCCCCGTGGCACAGACACcgctgggcactggctgggggggggggtctcggcCCCCGGTGGCACAGACaccgctgggcactgggggggctcGGCCCCCGGTGGCACAGACACcgctgggcactggctggggggggggaggtctcggCCCCCGGTGGCACAGACACcgctgggcactggctggggggggggggggggctcgacccccggtggcacagacaccgctgggcactggctgggggggggggggctcgacccccggtggcacagacaccgctgggcactggctgggggggggaggtctcGGCCCCCGGTGGCACAGACACcgctgggcactggctggggggggggggtctcggcCCCCGGTGGCACAGACaccg
Protein-coding regions in this window:
- the OST4 gene encoding dolichyl-diphosphooligosaccharide--protein glycosyltransferase subunit 4 — translated: MITDVQLAIFANMLGVSLFLLVVLYHYVAVNNPKKQE